The following are from one region of the Erwinia billingiae Eb661 genome:
- a CDS encoding SDR family oxidoreductase: MKTILITGCSSGFGLDIARYFLQRDWKVIATLRTPKEGIFPASDNLTVLPLDVTDTDSIQQAIAAAGPIDVLVNNAGIGLFGIFENLSLDTAREIFETNTFGTMAMIQAVLPQFREKQAGVIVNVTSSVTLIALPMLPVYTASKAAVNAFTESLALELAPFNIRLSLVLPGKSPETRFGENARSRLGEFPPAYAGFAQQVFEQLTAPSDDVTTSQDVAEAVWRAVNDPSSPMRIAAGKDAVPLLKA; the protein is encoded by the coding sequence ATGAAAACGATTCTGATTACCGGCTGTTCATCCGGCTTTGGTCTTGATATTGCACGCTATTTCTTGCAACGGGACTGGAAGGTCATCGCCACCTTACGCACGCCGAAAGAGGGAATTTTCCCCGCTTCCGACAATCTTACCGTGCTGCCGCTGGACGTGACCGACACGGACAGTATCCAGCAAGCCATTGCCGCCGCCGGACCGATTGATGTGCTGGTGAATAATGCCGGCATCGGGCTGTTTGGCATTTTTGAAAACCTGTCGCTGGATACCGCGCGGGAGATTTTTGAAACCAACACCTTTGGCACCATGGCGATGATCCAGGCGGTGCTGCCGCAGTTCAGAGAAAAGCAGGCGGGGGTGATCGTGAATGTGACCTCCAGCGTGACGCTGATAGCGCTGCCGATGCTGCCTGTCTACACCGCCAGCAAGGCGGCGGTGAATGCCTTTACGGAATCACTGGCGCTGGAACTGGCTCCCTTCAATATTCGTCTGAGTCTGGTGCTGCCAGGCAAGTCGCCGGAAACGCGCTTCGGAGAAAACGCCCGTTCGCGGCTGGGTGAATTCCCGCCGGCCTACGCAGGCTTTGCACAACAGGTTTTTGAACAGCTGACCGCGCCATCCGACGACGTCACCACCTCGCAGGATGTGGCCGAAGCGGTGTGGCGTGCGGTGAACGATCCGTCCAGCCCGATGCGGATTGCGGCGGGAAAGGATGCGGTTCCGCTGTTAAAGGCGTAA
- a CDS encoding efflux RND transporter permease subunit: protein MDFSRFFIDRPIFAAVLSILIFVSGLIAIPLLPISEYPDVVPPSVQVRAEYPGANPKVIAETVATPLEEAINGVENMMYMKSIAGSDGVLVTTVTFRPGTDPDQAQVQVQNRVAQAEARLPEDVRRQGVTTQKQSPTMTLVVHLDSPSGRYDSLYLRNYAQLKVKDELARLPGVGQVQIFGAGEYAMRIWLDPTKVAARGMTAGDVVSAIQEQNVQVSAGQLGAEPMPNKSDFLLSINAQGRLQNEEEFGNIILKSGEDGQIVRLRDVARIEMGSGSYALRSQLNNKDAVGIGIFQAPGANAIDLSNAVRAKMAELATRFPDGVEWKAPYDPTIFVRDSISSVLHTLLEAILLVVLVVILFLQTWRASIIPLLAVPVSVVGTFSILYLLGFSLNTLSLFGLVLAIGIVVDDAIVVVENVERNIEEGLEPRAAAHQAMREVSGPIIAIALVLCAVFVPMAFLSGVTGQFYKQFAVTIAISTVISAINSLTLSPALAALLLKPHDAKKDRTTRIIDALFGWLFRPFNRFFNRNSARYQGGVSRILKRRGSVFGVYILLLIGAGVMFKAVPAGFIPTQDKLYLIGGVKMPEGSSLERTDKVIRQMSDIALHTDGVADAVAFPGLNALQFTNTPNTGTVFFALKPLNQRTRSASEINAEINAKLSQIQEGFTFSIMPPPILGLGQGAGYSLYIQDRAGLGYGALQEAANAMAGTIMQTPGLHFPISTYQANVPQLDAQVDRDKAKAQGVALTDLFGTLQTYLGSSYVNDFNRFGRTWKVYAQADGQFRDSIEDIANLRTRNANGEMVPIGSMVHIGTTYGPDPVIRYNGFPAADLIGDADPRVLSSAEAMQAVQHIADQILPNGMNIEWTDLSYQQSTQGNAAIIVFPVAVLLAFLVLAALYESWTLPLAVILIVPMTMLSALFGVWLTGGDNNVFVQVGLVVLMGLACKNAILIVEFARELEMQGRTIVQAALEACRLRLRPIVMTSIAFIAGTIPLMLGHGAGAEVRTVTGITVFAGMLGVTLFGLFLTPVFYVALRKLVKKEEPAAEPSPAFEG from the coding sequence ATGGATTTTTCCAGATTTTTCATCGACCGACCGATATTCGCGGCCGTGCTGTCGATTCTGATCTTCGTCTCCGGGCTGATTGCCATTCCGCTGCTGCCGATCAGTGAATACCCTGATGTGGTACCGCCAAGCGTGCAGGTGCGTGCGGAATACCCAGGCGCCAACCCAAAAGTGATTGCTGAAACCGTGGCGACGCCGCTGGAAGAAGCGATTAACGGCGTCGAAAACATGATGTACATGAAATCGATTGCCGGTTCCGATGGCGTGCTGGTGACCACCGTCACCTTCCGTCCGGGGACCGATCCGGATCAGGCGCAGGTTCAGGTGCAAAACCGCGTGGCGCAAGCCGAAGCGCGTCTGCCGGAGGATGTGCGCCGTCAGGGTGTCACCACGCAGAAGCAGTCGCCGACCATGACGCTGGTGGTTCATCTGGATTCACCGTCCGGTCGCTACGATTCGCTGTATCTCCGCAACTACGCGCAGCTGAAGGTGAAAGATGAGCTGGCGCGTCTGCCGGGTGTCGGCCAGGTGCAGATTTTCGGTGCCGGTGAATATGCCATGCGTATCTGGCTGGATCCGACCAAGGTTGCCGCGCGCGGTATGACCGCAGGCGATGTGGTGTCGGCGATCCAGGAGCAGAACGTGCAGGTGTCTGCCGGGCAGCTTGGCGCAGAGCCGATGCCCAATAAAAGCGATTTCCTGCTGTCGATCAATGCGCAGGGACGCCTGCAGAACGAAGAAGAGTTCGGCAATATCATTCTGAAAAGCGGCGAAGACGGGCAGATTGTTCGCCTGCGCGACGTGGCCCGCATTGAAATGGGCTCGGGCAGCTATGCCTTACGCTCGCAGTTGAATAATAAAGACGCGGTAGGGATTGGTATTTTCCAGGCACCGGGCGCCAACGCCATCGATCTGTCGAATGCGGTTCGGGCGAAAATGGCCGAGCTGGCGACCCGTTTCCCGGATGGCGTCGAGTGGAAAGCCCCTTACGATCCGACTATTTTCGTACGTGATTCCATCAGTTCCGTGCTGCATACCTTGCTGGAAGCGATTCTGCTGGTGGTGCTGGTGGTGATCCTGTTCCTGCAGACCTGGCGCGCCTCGATCATTCCGTTGCTGGCGGTGCCGGTGTCGGTGGTCGGGACCTTCTCAATCCTGTACCTGTTGGGCTTCTCGCTTAACACCCTCAGCCTGTTTGGGCTGGTGCTGGCGATAGGGATCGTGGTCGATGATGCCATTGTGGTGGTGGAGAACGTCGAGCGAAATATCGAAGAAGGTCTGGAACCGCGGGCGGCAGCGCATCAGGCGATGCGCGAAGTGTCGGGTCCGATTATCGCCATTGCGCTGGTGCTCTGTGCGGTGTTTGTGCCGATGGCCTTCCTGTCAGGCGTGACCGGACAGTTTTACAAGCAGTTTGCGGTGACCATCGCCATTTCCACGGTGATCTCAGCCATCAACTCCCTGACGCTCTCTCCGGCGCTGGCGGCGCTGTTGCTGAAACCGCATGATGCGAAGAAGGATCGTACTACCCGGATTATCGATGCGCTGTTCGGCTGGCTGTTCCGTCCGTTTAACCGCTTCTTTAACCGTAACTCTGCGCGCTACCAGGGCGGTGTTTCCCGCATCCTGAAGCGCCGTGGATCGGTGTTCGGCGTCTATATTCTGTTGCTGATTGGTGCCGGCGTGATGTTTAAAGCGGTGCCGGCGGGCTTTATCCCGACTCAGGACAAGCTGTACCTGATTGGCGGCGTGAAGATGCCGGAAGGATCCTCGCTGGAACGGACCGATAAAGTGATCCGCCAGATGAGCGATATTGCGCTGCACACCGACGGTGTTGCCGATGCGGTCGCCTTCCCTGGCCTGAACGCGCTGCAGTTCACCAACACGCCGAATACCGGCACGGTGTTTTTTGCGCTGAAACCGCTGAATCAACGCACGCGCTCCGCGTCTGAGATTAACGCCGAAATCAACGCCAAGCTGTCGCAGATTCAGGAAGGCTTCACCTTCTCGATTATGCCACCGCCCATCCTCGGTCTCGGCCAGGGTGCCGGTTATTCGCTGTATATTCAGGATCGCGCGGGATTAGGCTATGGCGCATTGCAGGAGGCTGCCAATGCCATGGCCGGCACCATTATGCAAACGCCTGGCCTGCACTTCCCGATCTCCACTTATCAGGCCAACGTGCCACAGCTGGATGCACAGGTTGACCGTGATAAGGCCAAGGCGCAGGGCGTGGCGTTGACCGATCTGTTTGGCACGCTGCAAACCTATCTCGGATCGTCTTACGTTAACGACTTCAACCGGTTTGGTCGTACCTGGAAAGTGTATGCGCAGGCCGATGGTCAGTTCCGTGACAGCATTGAGGATATTGCCAACCTGCGCACCCGCAATGCGAATGGCGAAATGGTGCCGATCGGCAGCATGGTGCATATCGGCACCACCTATGGGCCCGATCCGGTGATCCGCTATAACGGCTTCCCGGCGGCGGACTTGATTGGCGATGCCGATCCGCGCGTGCTCTCTTCTGCCGAAGCGATGCAGGCGGTACAGCATATTGCCGACCAGATCCTGCCAAACGGTATGAACATTGAATGGACCGACCTGAGCTATCAGCAGTCCACGCAGGGCAATGCGGCGATCATCGTCTTCCCGGTGGCGGTGCTGCTGGCCTTCCTGGTGCTGGCTGCGCTGTACGAAAGCTGGACGCTGCCGCTGGCGGTGATCCTGATTGTGCCGATGACCATGCTGTCCGCGCTGTTTGGCGTCTGGCTGACCGGCGGGGATAACAACGTCTTCGTGCAGGTGGGATTAGTGGTGTTGATGGGGCTGGCCTGTAAAAACGCCATCCTGATCGTCGAGTTTGCCCGTGAACTGGAAATGCAGGGACGGACTATCGTTCAGGCCGCGCTGGAAGCCTGTCGCCTGCGTCTTCGCCCGATCGTGATGACCTCAATTGCCTTTATCGCCGGGACCATCCCGCTGATGCTGGGCCACGGTGCCGGTGCCGAAGTGCGTACCGTTACCGGCATCACCGTGTTTGCCGGCATGTTGGGCGTCACGCTGTTCGGCCTGTTCCTGACGCCGGTGTTCTATGTTGCCCTGCGCAAGCTGGTGAAAAAGGAAGAACCCGCAGCAGAACCGTCACCGGCCTTTGAAGGCTAA
- a CDS encoding efflux RND transporter periplasmic adaptor subunit gives MKSFTSSHLRLSALSLLTAIWLVGCDSKGAEQSAPPAPQVSVAEVQQQTVSQWDNFNGRIEAVQSVQLRPRVTGYIDKVNYTEGQEVKKGDVLFTIDDRTYRAELERAQADLASAITQAQLARSESGRTEKLIGTQAISREVWEQRRSASTQAQANVLAAQAAVDMARLNLDFTKVTAPIDGRASRAMITSGNLVTAGDSSSVLTTLVSLNTVYVYFDVDEATFLRYQRISREGESAAAAHHALPVKIGLVGEDGYPHTGKVDFTDNQLTASTGTIRMRALLDNDQRLYTPGLFARVQLPGRADFPALLVNDKAVLTDQDRKFVWVIDAQNKAQRRDIQPGQMADGLRIVQRGLTSGDRVIVDGVQKVFMPGMAVNAKTVPMAPASL, from the coding sequence ATGAAATCTTTCACCTCATCGCACCTGCGCCTCAGTGCACTGTCGCTTCTCACAGCAATCTGGCTGGTGGGCTGCGACTCCAAAGGGGCTGAACAGAGCGCACCGCCTGCCCCGCAGGTCAGTGTCGCTGAGGTTCAGCAACAAACCGTCAGCCAGTGGGATAACTTCAATGGCCGCATTGAAGCGGTGCAGAGCGTCCAGCTGCGCCCGCGCGTGACCGGGTATATCGATAAAGTGAACTACACCGAAGGCCAGGAAGTTAAAAAAGGCGACGTGCTGTTTACCATTGATGACCGTACCTATCGCGCTGAGCTGGAACGCGCTCAGGCCGATCTCGCCAGTGCCATCACTCAGGCGCAGCTGGCCCGCAGCGAGTCCGGCAGGACCGAGAAGCTGATTGGCACCCAGGCGATTTCACGTGAGGTGTGGGAACAACGGCGTTCAGCCTCAACCCAGGCGCAGGCGAACGTGCTGGCGGCGCAGGCCGCAGTGGATATGGCGCGCCTGAATCTCGATTTTACCAAAGTCACCGCGCCGATTGATGGCCGCGCCAGCCGCGCGATGATCACCTCCGGTAACCTGGTGACCGCCGGCGACAGCAGCAGCGTGCTGACCACGCTGGTGTCGCTCAACACCGTGTATGTCTATTTCGACGTCGATGAAGCCACCTTCCTGCGTTATCAGCGCATCAGCCGTGAAGGCGAAAGTGCCGCTGCGGCGCATCACGCGCTGCCGGTAAAAATCGGCCTGGTCGGTGAGGATGGCTATCCGCACACCGGCAAAGTCGACTTTACCGATAACCAACTGACTGCCAGCACCGGCACCATCCGCATGCGCGCGCTGCTGGATAACGACCAGCGTCTGTATACGCCAGGGCTGTTCGCCCGCGTGCAGCTGCCGGGCCGCGCCGACTTCCCTGCCCTGTTAGTCAATGACAAAGCGGTGCTGACCGATCAGGACCGTAAGTTTGTCTGGGTGATCGATGCGCAGAATAAAGCCCAGCGTCGTGATATCCAGCCCGGCCAGATGGCTGACGGCCTGCGCATTGTGCAGCGCGGCCTGACGTCCGGCGATCGGGTGATTGTCGACGGCGTGCAGAAAGTATTTATGCCTGGGATGGCGGTAAATGCCAAAACGGTGCCTATGGCGCCAGCCTCCCTTTAA
- a CDS encoding helix-turn-helix domain-containing protein — protein sequence MSHDDFITDLVKWIDTHIEGKMDLDTVADRAGYSKWHLQRMFKQHTGYALGEYIRARRLKKSAERLATGGEPILDVAISFGFDSQQSFNRSFKRQFGQSPGAWRRQVQVSACS from the coding sequence ATGAGCCATGATGATTTTATTACCGATCTCGTAAAGTGGATCGACACCCACATCGAAGGGAAAATGGATCTGGATACCGTTGCCGATCGGGCCGGGTATTCGAAATGGCACCTGCAACGGATGTTCAAGCAGCATACCGGCTACGCACTGGGCGAATACATCCGCGCACGTCGTCTGAAAAAATCTGCTGAGCGCCTGGCAACGGGTGGTGAGCCGATTCTGGATGTGGCGATTTCGTTTGGATTTGATTCCCAGCAGTCGTTCAACCGCAGCTTCAAACGTCAGTTTGGTCAGTCTCCGGGCGCATGGCGTCGACAGGTTCAGGTCAGCGCCTGTTCATAA
- a CDS encoding AI-2E family transporter has protein sequence MWKQNKQGWCEAASYLLIFAALFMIFPLRLLPCFLAGFIVYETILALTPWVERLVKGPIARWIIIFFLTVIIVLGLVVGVSKLIGFLLNDFQNPAAFHAAASKLLEDAQRTLSPVVSRYLPADIDELQHQVVTWLREHLVVVQTFGRTAAHTFATMLIGMLLGAIISLRISNVDTQDAPLRHALLERLTVLADSFHNVVFAQIKVSLVNTVLTCGFLFGVLPLFDLHFPFGKTVVVLTFVAGLLPIIGNLISNTVIVLIGLSISLEAAVISLVFLMLVHKLEYFINARIFGSRINAKTWEILLAMLVFESAFGLAGVVAAPVYYAYLKSELRIARLI, from the coding sequence ATGTGGAAACAGAACAAACAGGGTTGGTGCGAGGCGGCCAGTTATCTACTGATTTTCGCCGCGCTCTTTATGATATTCCCGTTACGCCTCCTGCCCTGTTTTCTGGCCGGATTTATCGTTTACGAAACCATCCTGGCGCTGACGCCGTGGGTTGAGCGACTGGTCAAAGGGCCGATTGCCCGCTGGATCATCATATTCTTCCTTACTGTCATCATTGTGTTAGGGCTGGTGGTTGGCGTCAGCAAGCTGATCGGCTTCTTATTGAATGATTTCCAGAACCCGGCGGCGTTCCATGCGGCGGCCAGCAAACTGCTGGAAGACGCCCAGCGTACGCTTTCTCCGGTGGTTTCCCGCTATTTACCGGCCGATATAGATGAGCTGCAACATCAGGTGGTCACCTGGCTGCGCGAGCATCTGGTGGTGGTCCAGACCTTTGGTCGTACCGCGGCCCATACCTTTGCCACCATGCTGATTGGCATGTTGCTGGGGGCTATCATCTCCCTGCGCATCAGCAATGTGGATACGCAGGATGCACCGCTGCGCCATGCGCTGCTCGAGCGTCTGACCGTACTGGCCGACTCGTTCCACAACGTGGTTTTCGCGCAGATCAAGGTCTCGCTGGTGAATACGGTGCTGACCTGTGGCTTCCTGTTCGGCGTGCTGCCGCTGTTCGACCTGCACTTCCCGTTTGGCAAAACGGTGGTGGTGCTGACCTTTGTCGCCGGATTGCTGCCGATTATCGGCAACCTGATCTCCAATACGGTGATTGTGCTGATTGGCCTGTCGATTTCCCTTGAAGCGGCGGTGATCTCGCTGGTGTTCCTGATGCTGGTGCATAAGCTGGAATACTTTATCAACGCGCGGATTTTTGGTTCGCGGATCAATGCCAAAACCTGGGAAATCCTGCTGGCGATGCTGGTGTTTGAATCCGCCTTTGGCCTGGCCGGGGTGGTCGCGGCACCGGTCTATTACGCCTACCTGAAAAGCGAGCTGCGCATTGCCCGGCTGATTTAA
- a CDS encoding AEC family transporter yields MPALLHTLLHQILLSMPLFILIALGWMLVRWRKWPDSITEALNRVVFKIALPAMLFRLISDFGQSPPVDARLLIAFFGSCLIVFVLGRVMASRLFKLDGISGSVFALGGIFSNNVMLGLPIATVMLGEKAIPSVALVLVFNGLILWTLATVSVEWVKHGALNLKGFGKTAVSVLKNPLIIAILSGTLFSLTGIPLPQMIDKPVSMLGTIAVPLALVALGMSLAAYKVKEGLRESYAICLLKLIVQPLVIWGLAVMLGLPPLESKVVVLLGSMSVGINVYLMSQQFNALTGPAATSMLLSTVFSAVTTPLLLMLMDLA; encoded by the coding sequence ATGCCCGCGCTTTTGCACACGTTGCTGCACCAAATCCTGCTTTCCATGCCGTTATTTATCCTTATTGCCTTAGGCTGGATGCTGGTTCGCTGGCGAAAATGGCCCGACAGCATTACCGAAGCGCTAAACCGCGTGGTCTTTAAAATAGCGCTTCCGGCGATGTTATTCCGGCTGATAAGCGATTTCGGTCAAAGCCCGCCGGTTGATGCCCGCTTACTGATCGCTTTTTTCGGCAGCTGCCTGATCGTTTTTGTTCTCGGCAGAGTGATGGCCAGCCGGCTGTTTAAGCTGGATGGCATTTCCGGGTCGGTATTTGCGCTGGGCGGCATCTTCTCCAATAACGTGATGCTCGGCTTGCCGATTGCCACGGTGATGCTGGGCGAAAAGGCGATCCCGTCGGTGGCGCTGGTGCTGGTGTTTAACGGCCTAATTTTATGGACGCTGGCCACGGTGTCCGTCGAGTGGGTCAAACACGGCGCGCTTAATTTGAAAGGGTTTGGCAAAACCGCGGTCAGCGTGCTGAAAAATCCGCTGATTATCGCCATTCTCTCCGGCACCTTGTTCAGCCTGACCGGCATCCCGCTGCCGCAGATGATCGATAAACCGGTGAGCATGCTGGGCACCATCGCCGTGCCGCTGGCGCTGGTGGCGTTAGGCATGAGTCTGGCCGCCTATAAAGTGAAGGAGGGCCTGAGAGAGAGTTATGCGATTTGCCTGCTGAAGCTGATTGTCCAGCCGCTGGTGATTTGGGGCCTGGCGGTGATGCTGGGCCTGCCGCCGCTGGAAAGCAAAGTGGTGGTGCTGTTAGGATCGATGTCAGTCGGCATCAATGTCTATTTAATGTCGCAACAATTCAATGCCTTAACCGGCCCGGCCGCCACCAGCATGCTGCTGTCGACGGTTTTCTCCGCAGTGACCACGCCGCTGCTGCTAATGCTAATGGACCTTGCCTGA
- a CDS encoding sugar ABC transporter substrate-binding protein codes for MKTYKALLLVASLSCSTSVLAETIGVSMAYFDQNFLTIIRQSIDKEAKARGITVQFEDARGDVGRQTDQVQSFISAGVDAIIVDPVNSAGTPAMTRLVTAAKIPLVYVNRTPGDIKLPSGVVFVGSDEKQSGTLQMEELARLANYQGKVGIMIGNLTDAGAIQRTKDVEQVVAKYPKMSVVQKQTANYSRNEGMDLMLNWMTNGEEIDIVAANNDEMAIGAIMGLQQAGKKDSKILIGGIDATPDGLKAMSSGKMQVTVFQDAIGQGKAAVDVAQKMIKGEKLDPYYWIPFELVTPATLQKYVDKE; via the coding sequence ATGAAAACCTACAAAGCCCTGCTGCTCGTCGCCTCACTGAGCTGTTCCACCAGTGTGCTGGCGGAAACCATCGGCGTTTCAATGGCCTATTTCGACCAGAACTTCCTGACCATCATCCGCCAGTCGATTGATAAAGAAGCCAAAGCCCGTGGCATCACCGTGCAGTTTGAGGATGCGCGCGGCGACGTCGGCCGGCAGACCGATCAGGTGCAAAGTTTTATCAGCGCCGGTGTTGATGCCATCATCGTCGATCCGGTCAACTCGGCCGGCACCCCGGCGATGACCAGACTGGTGACCGCCGCCAAAATTCCGCTGGTTTACGTCAACCGCACGCCTGGCGATATCAAACTGCCGAGCGGCGTGGTGTTTGTCGGCTCTGATGAGAAGCAATCCGGCACCCTGCAGATGGAAGAGCTGGCGCGTCTGGCAAACTATCAGGGCAAAGTGGGCATCATGATCGGCAACCTGACCGATGCGGGCGCCATTCAGCGCACCAAAGACGTGGAGCAGGTGGTCGCCAAGTACCCGAAAATGAGCGTGGTACAGAAGCAGACCGCCAACTATTCCCGCAATGAGGGGATGGATCTGATGCTCAACTGGATGACCAACGGTGAAGAGATCGACATCGTGGCCGCCAACAATGATGAAATGGCGATTGGCGCGATTATGGGCCTGCAACAGGCCGGCAAGAAAGACAGCAAAATCCTGATTGGCGGCATTGATGCCACGCCGGATGGGCTGAAAGCCATGTCCTCGGGCAAAATGCAGGTGACCGTTTTCCAGGATGCAATTGGCCAGGGCAAAGCGGCGGTGGATGTGGCGCAGAAGATGATTAAAGGCGAAAAGCTCGACCCGTATTACTGGATCCCGTTTGAGCTGGTCACCCCGGCCACGTTACAAAAATACGTTGATAAGGAATAG
- a CDS encoding ribonuclease domain-containing protein gives MNKKLIIAAILAIVATAAGLRHPSKPPADRQQAAHTSTASATNSSSDISTLTQQQRVADYLHQHQRLPAYYLTKGEARKQGWEPSRGNLCQSLPGRAIGGDRFSNREKVLPEKQGRHWFEADVNYDCGRRGSDRMLYSSDGLIYVTKDHYRNVEQVY, from the coding sequence ATGAATAAAAAACTGATTATTGCGGCGATCCTCGCCATTGTGGCCACCGCCGCCGGCTTACGCCACCCGTCCAAACCGCCTGCCGATCGTCAGCAGGCGGCGCACACCTCAACCGCCTCCGCGACCAACAGCAGCAGCGATATCAGCACGCTCACGCAACAGCAGCGGGTGGCCGACTATCTGCACCAGCATCAACGCCTTCCTGCCTATTACCTGACCAAAGGTGAAGCCAGAAAACAGGGCTGGGAACCGTCGCGGGGCAATCTGTGCCAGAGCCTGCCAGGCCGGGCAATCGGTGGCGATCGCTTCTCCAACCGCGAAAAAGTGCTGCCGGAAAAGCAGGGGCGACACTGGTTTGAAGCGGACGTGAATTATGACTGCGGCCGCCGGGGAAGCGACCGCATGCTGTACTCCAGCGACGGGTTGATTTACGTGACCAAAGACCATTACCGCAACGTTGAACAGGTGTATTAA
- a CDS encoding barstar family protein, translated as MNTVSFDFEHIADVADFYRQFCHKFAIDMAFGNNLDAFWDALTGMIALPARVTLRHLTAHADPQQFDGVIAVLREAEEASGGKFSLRIR; from the coding sequence ATGAACACGGTCAGCTTCGACTTTGAGCATATCGCCGACGTAGCAGACTTTTATCGTCAGTTCTGCCACAAGTTCGCCATTGACATGGCCTTCGGCAACAATCTGGATGCATTTTGGGATGCGCTAACCGGCATGATCGCACTGCCGGCGCGCGTAACGCTGCGTCATCTGACCGCGCATGCCGATCCTCAGCAGTTTGACGGCGTGATTGCCGTGCTGCGGGAAGCGGAAGAGGCTTCCGGGGGAAAATTCAGCCTGCGCATTCGCTAA
- a CDS encoding VOC family protein translates to MPVPTPKAVLDHVVINVADQLDAASALYRRLGFQLTERGHHSLGSSNHLAIFGENYLELLGYEKGKKSSRADLWQASPGLSGLVWKTEDADQDYKHLLRQDLDGDEPASFHRPVTLPDGTVTEAKFRTVRVRPSLIADGRSFFCQHLTPEAVWQPAWQQHPNGVKNISEFVIVARDPASVASLYSRLFGTNSLRACQEGAFLLTAGVTSVRFATEDYVRSRFHALPDNYDGSARMAALSFQTEDLAKVRAALHQGDLQFSEAEDAIVVLPQQGFDVALRFHQ, encoded by the coding sequence ATGCCTGTCCCTACCCCTAAGGCGGTTCTTGATCATGTGGTGATTAACGTCGCCGACCAGTTAGATGCTGCCAGCGCGCTGTACCGCAGGTTGGGTTTTCAGCTGACCGAACGTGGCCATCATTCTCTTGGCTCCAGTAATCATCTGGCAATTTTTGGTGAAAATTACCTTGAGCTGCTCGGCTATGAGAAAGGTAAAAAGAGCAGCCGCGCCGATCTCTGGCAGGCGTCTCCGGGCCTCAGTGGCCTGGTGTGGAAAACGGAGGATGCCGATCAGGATTATAAGCATCTGTTACGTCAGGATTTAGACGGCGATGAGCCCGCCTCTTTCCACCGTCCGGTGACCCTGCCGGACGGCACGGTGACTGAAGCGAAGTTCCGCACCGTGCGGGTTCGTCCGTCGCTGATCGCCGATGGCCGCAGCTTTTTCTGTCAGCATTTAACCCCGGAAGCGGTGTGGCAGCCCGCGTGGCAACAGCACCCGAACGGCGTGAAAAACATCAGCGAGTTTGTGATTGTGGCCAGAGATCCGGCCTCGGTTGCCTCGCTGTACAGCCGCCTGTTTGGCACCAACAGCCTGAGAGCATGTCAGGAAGGCGCCTTTTTGCTGACCGCCGGCGTGACCAGCGTGCGCTTTGCGACCGAAGATTATGTCAGGTCGCGCTTCCACGCGCTGCCGGATAATTATGATGGCTCGGCACGCATGGCGGCGTTAAGTTTTCAGACTGAGGATCTGGCGAAGGTCAGAGCGGCACTGCATCAGGGCGATCTGCAGTTTAGCGAGGCGGAGGACGCGATTGTGGTCTTGCCGCAGCAGGGCTTTGATGTCGCCCTGCGCTTCCATCAATAG